Proteins from a genomic interval of Polaribacter sp. Q13:
- a CDS encoding ThuA domain-containing protein, producing MKYLLLTIFFFTMIKTNAQDQFRVLLFTQHDTWHYNTIPVAVEAFKEMAAENQFKFDWTQRPDDLITKLPEYDVVIFMNANANFLTTKHMDALKAFMKRGGGFVGIHGTADGENDNAWFDGLVGAKFVNHPKLQAAIVNVENSDFPATWHLPKKWLRSDEWYNFENMNLEKLNILLNVDEASYDFTAGYDGIPLKGMGAEHPISWYQEYEGGRSFYTALGHKPESFKDRNFLNHIFGGIYWTSNK from the coding sequence ATGAAGTATCTTTTATTAACTATATTTTTCTTTACAATGATTAAAACCAATGCGCAAGACCAGTTTCGTGTTTTATTGTTTACCCAACATGATACTTGGCATTACAATACCATTCCTGTTGCTGTTGAAGCATTTAAGGAAATGGCAGCTGAAAATCAGTTTAAGTTTGATTGGACGCAAAGACCAGATGATCTTATAACTAAATTACCAGAATATGATGTTGTCATATTTATGAACGCCAATGCCAATTTTTTGACTACAAAACATATGGATGCTTTAAAAGCATTTATGAAACGAGGCGGAGGCTTTGTAGGCATACACGGAACAGCAGATGGTGAAAACGACAATGCTTGGTTTGATGGTCTTGTAGGGGCAAAATTTGTGAATCATCCAAAATTACAAGCAGCAATTGTAAACGTTGAGAATAGTGATTTTCCGGCAACATGGCATCTGCCAAAAAAATGGCTTCGTAGTGATGAGTGGTATAATTTTGAAAATATGAATTTAGAGAAACTAAATATTCTATTGAATGTTGATGAAGCTTCTTATGATTTTACTGCGGGTTATGATGGCATTCCGTTAAAAGGTATGGGAGCGGAACATCCCATTTCATGGTATCAAGAATATGAAGGTGGAAGATCCTTTTACACGGCTTTAGGTCATAAACCAGAATCGTTTAAAGACAGAAACTTTTTGAATCACATTTTTGGTGGTATTTACTGGACATCTAATAAATAG
- a CDS encoding sugar phosphate isomerase/epimerase: MKKVIFLVIFLMTFIGFAQENYSITSQKERLRQYSGQWVSAMNPSTDSVAKFPEIKMSSLSNFNNHSLTVKVLQKDSANQYNSILQEIIGYDSVTDTIFAAGHNAQGAFFTGKGSFASEKKWTMQDKDLNGNKTMKVDFNFQNYTDVILEGFDTNEKSLWKTRYIKNNPKDKNIGIQLVSVHKEMLKNPEQTLIQLGRMGYSYVETFVYKNGSFYGQSPTQFKTMVEKAGMKFLGSMTFFDPEDKNDDAAIYAWWNKTIQDHKKAGVAYLSTSNSKLKGIKTIKELQEYCNYYDKVGKLCKENGLKFVYHNHADEFLKVEGVTIYDYFLQNTNPEYVYFQSDVYWMQVGGVNPVHYFKTYPKRFISWHVKDYKELGESGKIDFKDIFNYQEIAGVQYILSEVEEYSFPPLYSVGLAWEYIYYELLK, from the coding sequence ATGAAAAAGGTTATATTTTTAGTTATTTTTCTAATGACATTTATCGGTTTTGCTCAAGAAAACTACAGTATTACTTCTCAAAAAGAGAGACTAAGACAATATTCTGGTCAGTGGGTAAGTGCTATGAATCCGAGCACTGATAGTGTTGCAAAATTTCCTGAGATAAAAATGAGTAGTTTGAGTAATTTCAATAATCATTCGCTCACAGTTAAAGTTTTACAAAAAGACAGCGCCAACCAATACAATTCGATACTTCAAGAAATTATTGGTTATGATAGTGTTACTGATACTATTTTTGCTGCAGGTCATAATGCACAAGGCGCATTTTTCACTGGAAAAGGAAGTTTTGCTTCAGAAAAAAAATGGACGATGCAAGACAAAGACCTTAATGGAAATAAAACAATGAAGGTTGATTTTAACTTTCAAAATTATACGGATGTTATATTAGAAGGGTTTGATACTAATGAAAAGAGTTTATGGAAAACCAGATATATTAAAAACAATCCTAAAGACAAAAATATTGGTATTCAGCTCGTTTCTGTTCACAAAGAAATGCTTAAAAACCCGGAACAAACCTTAATTCAGTTAGGCAGAATGGGGTATAGCTATGTGGAGACCTTTGTATATAAAAACGGTAGTTTTTACGGTCAAAGTCCAACGCAGTTTAAGACTATGGTTGAAAAAGCAGGTATGAAATTTTTGGGTTCTATGACTTTTTTCGATCCTGAAGATAAAAATGATGATGCCGCAATATATGCATGGTGGAATAAAACGATACAAGACCATAAAAAAGCGGGTGTAGCATATCTATCTACTTCAAATAGTAAATTAAAAGGCATCAAGACGATTAAAGAACTTCAAGAGTATTGTAATTATTATGATAAAGTTGGAAAACTATGTAAAGAGAACGGACTTAAATTTGTGTATCATAATCATGCTGATGAATTTCTAAAGGTAGAAGGTGTAACCATTTATGATTATTTTCTTCAAAACACCAACCCAGAATATGTCTATTTTCAATCTGATGTATATTGGATGCAAGTGGGCGGTGTAAATCCTGTTCATTATTTTAAAACCTATCCTAAACGATTTATTAGTTGGCATGTAAAAGACTATAAAGAATTAGGCGAAAGTGGTAAAATAGATTTCAAGGATATTTTCAACTATCAAGAAATAGCTGGAGTTCAATACATTTTATCTGAAGTAGAAGAGTATAGTTTTCCACCATTGTATAGTGTTGGTTTAGCTTGGGAATATATTTATTATGAATTATTAAAATAA
- a CDS encoding glycosyl hydrolase produces MIKLIGSLFLGKLSLIILLLFLQNGFSQEVKPRFNYNAKYEPEKGIYHGAGQDKNGFHDYVNAVGQDKMPAIYMTYVNITSPVKRIERWGKSLKQVLDSLPKGIMPQIGLGFTGGKDTGAGLDKEVADGKYNKQLQAFYKVLLDLDRPSFTRIGYEFEGDWNGYSPESFKKVFITISKAFKEKNIKSATVWCSGGGSADFISLDKLMEYYPGDEYVDWWGIDIFSPEEFDHIGLQNFFDAAHIHKRPVMIGECTPRFVGVLDGETSWGKWFKPFFRMLHDTPGIKAFCYINWDWEYWSNRNGFPWHDWKDARIEKNPFVLEAYKKEMEKPLFIHLNNK; encoded by the coding sequence ATGATAAAATTAATAGGTTCATTATTTTTAGGTAAGTTAAGTTTAATTATTCTATTGTTGTTTTTGCAAAATGGATTTAGCCAAGAGGTAAAACCTCGTTTTAATTACAATGCTAAATACGAACCAGAAAAAGGAATTTATCACGGTGCTGGTCAAGATAAAAATGGGTTTCACGATTATGTAAATGCTGTAGGACAAGATAAAATGCCTGCAATTTATATGACGTATGTTAATATAACTTCACCGGTAAAAAGGATTGAGCGTTGGGGAAAAAGTTTAAAACAGGTTTTAGATAGTTTGCCCAAAGGGATAATGCCTCAAATTGGTTTAGGGTTTACTGGCGGTAAGGATACTGGAGCAGGTTTGGATAAAGAAGTCGCTGATGGAAAATATAACAAACAATTACAAGCATTTTATAAAGTGCTTTTAGATTTAGACAGACCCTCTTTTACTAGAATTGGTTATGAGTTTGAAGGCGATTGGAACGGCTATTCACCTGAAAGTTTTAAAAAAGTGTTCATCACTATTTCAAAGGCATTTAAAGAAAAGAATATAAAATCGGCTACGGTTTGGTGCTCAGGTGGGGGCTCTGCAGATTTTATAAGTCTTGATAAGTTGATGGAATACTATCCTGGTGATGAATATGTAGATTGGTGGGGTATCGATATTTTTAGTCCTGAAGAATTTGATCATATTGGTTTACAAAACTTTTTTGATGCAGCGCATATTCATAAAAGACCCGTTATGATTGGCGAGTGTACTCCACGATTTGTAGGTGTTTTAGATGGTGAAACTTCTTGGGGAAAATGGTTCAAACCTTTTTTTAGAATGTTACATGATACCCCAGGAATAAAAGCATTTTGCTACATCAATTGGGATTGGGAATATTGGTCTAACAGAAATGGTTTTCCATGGCATGATTGGAAAGATGCACGTATCGAAAAAAATCCATTTGTATTAGAGGCTTATAAAAAAGAAATGGAGAAGCCATTATTTATTCACCTTAATAATAAATAA
- a CDS encoding glycoside hydrolase family 43 protein has protein sequence MKKCAIAMLFVIAVIGCTNKKEQIKAVKKQLNTFSNPILQGFYPDPSICKVDDSYYLINSTFAYFPGIPVFKSDDLVNWKQIGNALNRAEQLDLEGLEVSQGVFAPAISYHNGVFYIINTIVGGKNNFIISASDPAGPWSNPTWLPKVEGIDPSMFFDKEDKTYVVFNSNPPNNSPEYDGHRTIKIIELDVKNLKTVGEAKIIINKGAKPEDKPIWIEGPHIYNRNGFYYVMAAEGGTAEEHSEVVFRSKNILGPYKSYKNNPILTQRNLDVNRQNPITSTGHADIIKDINGNWWGVFLGCRPYNKNYFNTGRETFMAPVKWKNDWPVFDLEGDVVKDRYQITLKKPLANVQSVNADFIDEFNTDTLAFDWLFLRTPKEKWYSLLNGELTIKTRPETTSGTSNPSFIGYRQKHLLGQVTTNLSFKPVSENEKAGLIAFQNETHYYYLCKSLKDNMPVVQLLKSTENGTEEIAFTSIKESDKISFKIQAKGTYYNFYYSINNTDWQVLNKNVDARFLSTKQAGGFVGTIYGMYTTSSGIKSKNKAVYHWFKNKNIN, from the coding sequence CCAATTTTACAGGGTTTTTATCCAGATCCAAGTATTTGTAAAGTAGATGATAGTTATTACCTTATAAATTCAACATTTGCTTATTTTCCAGGAATACCTGTTTTTAAAAGTGATGATTTAGTAAACTGGAAACAAATAGGAAACGCTTTAAACAGAGCAGAACAATTAGATTTAGAAGGTTTAGAAGTTTCTCAAGGCGTTTTTGCTCCTGCAATTTCTTATCATAATGGAGTGTTTTATATTATTAACACGATTGTTGGTGGTAAAAATAATTTTATTATTTCCGCTTCAGATCCTGCCGGACCTTGGTCTAACCCAACTTGGTTGCCAAAAGTAGAAGGTATAGATCCATCTATGTTTTTTGATAAAGAAGATAAAACGTATGTTGTTTTTAATAGTAATCCTCCTAATAATTCACCAGAATATGATGGGCACAGAACTATTAAAATTATAGAATTAGATGTTAAGAATCTAAAAACAGTTGGTGAAGCTAAAATAATTATAAATAAAGGAGCAAAACCAGAAGACAAACCTATTTGGATTGAAGGTCCGCATATTTATAATAGAAACGGGTTTTACTATGTAATGGCTGCAGAAGGTGGTACCGCAGAAGAGCATTCTGAAGTTGTGTTTAGAAGTAAAAATATTTTAGGTCCTTATAAAAGTTATAAAAATAACCCGATTTTAACGCAACGAAATTTAGACGTTAATAGACAAAATCCAATAACGTCAACAGGTCACGCAGATATTATTAAAGATATCAATGGTAATTGGTGGGGCGTTTTTTTAGGATGTAGACCTTATAATAAAAATTATTTTAACACTGGTAGAGAAACTTTTATGGCACCTGTAAAATGGAAAAATGATTGGCCAGTTTTTGATTTGGAAGGAGATGTTGTAAAAGATCGCTATCAAATAACATTAAAGAAACCTCTTGCTAATGTACAGTCTGTTAACGCCGATTTTATCGATGAATTTAATACAGATACTTTAGCGTTTGATTGGCTTTTTTTAAGAACTCCTAAAGAAAAATGGTATTCACTTTTAAACGGAGAATTAACAATAAAAACTCGTCCAGAAACTACTTCAGGGACATCAAACCCAAGTTTTATTGGGTATAGACAAAAACATCTATTAGGTCAGGTAACTACAAACCTATCTTTTAAACCAGTTTCAGAGAATGAAAAAGCAGGCTTAATTGCTTTTCAAAATGAAACGCATTATTATTACTTATGTAAAAGCTTAAAAGATAATATGCCTGTTGTTCAGTTATTAAAATCAACAGAAAACGGAACAGAAGAAATCGCCTTTACATCAATAAAAGAGAGCGATAAAATATCTTTTAAGATTCAAGCAAAAGGAACATATTACAATTTCTACTACTCAATAAATAATACAGATTGGCAAGTTTTAAATAAAAATGTAGATGCTCGTTTTTTAAGCACCAAACAAGCCGGTGGATTTGTAGGAACTATTTACGGAATGTACACAACTTCATCAGGTATTAAAAGCAAAAACAAAGCTGTTTATCATTGGTTTAAAAACAAGAATATAAATTAA